From the genome of Papaver somniferum cultivar HN1 chromosome 2, ASM357369v1, whole genome shotgun sequence, one region includes:
- the LOC113350979 gene encoding protein STRICTOSIDINE SYNTHASE-LIKE 4-like encodes MQFIFTNFGERFFPRIFYAELQGLLKVNEEGVTVLASEIDGCKINFADEVIQATDGTVYFSDLSTKVGLHNWYLGVLEAKPNGRILKYNPSTKKTTILIDSLCFPNGVALSRDQHFLVFCETWRFRCLKYWLEGKNKGKLEVFMDNLPGGPDNINLAPDGSFWIALLPLAPKGFEFIHKWPMFKYVVAQFPKLVELLRAANYKRSMVVNVAADGKNIIRKFDDEGAKVMPFLTSPLEFEGHLYLGSLGTNFVGKLKLHN; translated from the exons ATGCAGTTTATCTTCACTAATTTTGGTGAAAGATTTTTTCCAAGAATTTTTTATGCTGAATTACAGGGGCTGTTGAAAGTTAATGAAGAAGGTGTGACAGTTCTTGCATCAGAAATCGATGGTTGTAAAATTAA TTTTGCAGACGAAGTAATTCAAGCAACGGACGGTACTGTATACTTCAGTGACCTTAGCACCAAAGTTGGACTCCACAACTGGTATCTTGGGGTGCTCGAAGCTAAGCCTAATGGGAGGATTCTCAAGTACAATCCTTCCACTAAAAAAACGACGATACTTATTGACAGTTTATGCTTCCCCAATGGTGTTGCTCTCTCCAGGGATCAGCATTTTCTTGTGTTCTGCGAAACATGGAG ATTTCGATGTCTTAAATACTGGCTAGAGGGTAAAAACAAAGGGAAGCTTGAAGTTTTCATGGACAACCTTCCTGGTGGACCTGATAACATCAATCTTGCACCAGATGGTTCTTTTTGGATCGCTTTACTTCCG TTGGCGCCTAAAGGGTTTGAGTTTATACACAAATGGCCGATGTTTAAATATGTAGTTGCACAATTTCCGAAGCTTGTGGAGTTACTAAGGGCCGCAAACTATAAGAGGTCAATGGTGGTGAATGTGGCAGCGGATGGGAAGAATATCATAAGAAAGTTTGACGATGAAGGTGCGAAAGTGATGCCATTTCTCACCTCTCCTCTGGAATTTGAAGGTCATCTCTACTTGGGAAGTCTCGGTACCAACTTCGTAGGCAAGCTTAAGCTTCACAACTAA
- the LOC113347606 gene encoding putative F-box/LRR-repeat protein At5g38386 — protein MANKTRKIVRRDGIDRISNLPDDVLVRILSLVPTIEAVTTSFLAKRWKSLWILLPELDLDYDRFSIRLTGVSWDDQMRRFLDFVAHVLSLHELEPLQKLRLKFDTADFNNYSSKVSMVVTLAMESNCLRIDLDLSSQTASVWIPGYDVFSEMHTLPPCIFPHPSVSQLILTGCKLVSSLYKSFTSVKIAKLTSVELQKDSVYDLVSKCPCLEELRLLYCKIPSSVFELNAQESNLKCLELHSCHGNEGLSFEHASIQIPTLLQLKYVGDFRSAGYLSICNSENLIEADICIFYRPHYEYKLVCKLLKSLLNVKSLTLSPSNLEVLITNGGINLLSPLYNLKHLSVKLRQTDKEFLGLICLLRSSPCLETLSVDCHPYFETDDEILSGVYNADEEVVQQLHIVPSLVKVEIKEFQGLKVEMDFVKHVLQISVCLKEMVIHIHSRYYYLDMRMGKEHYKNFKIKKAETIESVLACTPASPDAKIFLK, from the exons ATGGCAAACAAAACTAGGAAAATTGTAAGAAGAGATGGTATTGATCGTATAAGTAATTTACCTGATGATGTTTTGGTCCGGATTCTATCGCTTGTTCCAACTATAGAAGCTGTTACAACAAGTTTCCTGGCCAAGAGATGGAAGTCCTTATGGATTTTACTTCCTGAATTAGACCTAGATTATGATCGTTTTTCTATAAGGTTGACTGGTGTGAGCTGGGATGATCAAATGAGACGGTTTCTTGACTTTGTAGCACATGTACTGTCTCTCCATGAACTCGAACCTTTACAGAAGCTAAGATTAAAATTTGACACTGCTGATTTCAATAACTATAGTTCTAAAGTTTCTATGGTGGTTACATTAGCGATGGAGAGTAATTGTTTGAGAATTGATTTGGATTTATCTAGTCAAACGGCGTCAGTATGGATTCCAGGATACGATGTATTTTCAGAAATGCACACTCTGCCTCCATGTATTTTCCCACACCCATCAGTCTCTCAACTGATACTAACCGGCTGTAAGTTAGTATCCTCTTTGTATAAAAGTTTTACATCAGTTAAAATTGCTAAACTTACAAGTGTCGAGCTACAGAAAGACTCGGTGTATGATTTAGTCTCCAAATGCCCATGCCTCGAAGAATTACGTCTTCTTTATTGTAAAATTCCTTCTTCTGTTTTCGAGTTAAATGCCCAGGAATCCAATTTGAAATGCTTGGAGTTGCATTCTTGTCACGGCAATGAAGGGTTGTCTTTTGAGCATGCCTCTATCCAAATTCCAACTCTTTTGCAATTGAAGTATGTAGGGGACTTCAGATCAGCAGGTTACCTCTCTATATGCAATTCAGAGAATCTCATTGAAGCAGATATTTGTATTTTTTATCGTCCACACTATGAGTACAAGTTGGTGTGCAAGCTTCTAAAGAGTCTCCTGAATGTGAAGTCTCTAACTCTATCTCCCAGTAATCTTGAG GTTCTCATTACAAATGGTGGGATAAATTTGCTGTCTCCGCTCTACAATTTAAAGCATTTGTCTGTAAAACTAAGACAGACTGATAAGGAGTTCCTGGGGCTAATCTGCTTGTTGAGGAGTTCCCCTTGTTTAGAAACTCTTTCTGTAGACTGTCATCCGTATTTT GAAACTGATGATGAAATATTATCCGGAGTCTATAATGCAGATGAAGAAGTAGTTCAGCAACTACATATAGTTCCTTCTCTTGTGAAAGTTGAGATCAAGGAGTTTCAAGGTCTAAAAGTTGAAATGGATTTTGTAAAACATGTTCTACAGATTTCAGTATGTCTGAAGGAGATGGTTATTCACATCCACTCAAGATATTATTATCTGGATATGAGAATGGGTAAAGAGCATTATAAGAATTTCAAGATTAAAAAAGCTGAGACAATTGAGAGTGTATTGGCTTGCACACCTGCGTCTCCTGATGCTAAAATATTTCTCAAGTAG